One genomic window of Methanosalsum zhilinae DSM 4017 includes the following:
- a CDS encoding F420-dependent methylenetetrahydromethanopterin dehydrogenase has protein sequence MAKIGFIKLGNLGISQVIELVQDEIAAREGISIRVFGTGPKMGKDEAASTEQFKDMSWDADFYVIISPNASAPGPTAAREIWKDVPCIIVSDGPTKKDDRQALEEAGFGYIILKVDPLIGAKTEFLDSVEMASFNSDAMKVLSTCGVVRLIQEELDKVVEQVDAGKSGSDIELPHILAKPEVCVERAGFENPYAKAKALASLFMAEKVAQINFPACFMMKELEDVALTTATGHEMMRAAAELAVQAREIEKINDTVSRHPHSKKGKVLSKTRLFEKPA, from the coding sequence ATGGCAAAAATAGGATTCATTAAGTTAGGAAATCTGGGTATTAGCCAGGTTATTGAACTGGTACAGGACGAGATAGCAGCCAGAGAGGGAATCAGTATCCGTGTCTTTGGAACCGGCCCCAAAATGGGTAAAGATGAAGCTGCGTCTACAGAGCAGTTCAAGGATATGTCATGGGATGCTGATTTTTATGTTATTATAAGCCCAAACGCCAGTGCTCCCGGCCCCACTGCTGCCCGTGAGATATGGAAGGATGTGCCATGTATCATAGTATCAGACGGTCCAACCAAAAAAGATGACCGGCAGGCACTGGAAGAAGCTGGATTTGGCTACATTATACTCAAGGTTGATCCTTTAATCGGTGCAAAGACCGAGTTCCTTGATTCCGTAGAGATGGCATCATTTAACTCCGATGCAATGAAGGTACTTTCCACATGCGGTGTTGTGAGGCTTATACAGGAGGAACTTGATAAGGTTGTTGAACAGGTGGACGCAGGCAAATCTGGTTCAGATATAGAATTGCCACATATCCTTGCAAAGCCTGAAGTATGCGTTGAAAGAGCCGGATTTGAGAATCCTTATGCAAAGGCAAAGGCACTTGCTTCTCTCTTTATGGCTGAGAAGGTAGCACAGATAAATTTCCCTGCCTGCTTTATGATGAAGGAGCTTGAAGACGTTGCACTGACCACTGCCACAGGTCATGAAATGATGCGCGCAGCAGCAGAACTTGCAGTGCAGGCCCGGGAAATTGAAAAGATAAACGATACCGTTTCAAGGCATCCCCATTCCAAGAAAGGAAAGGTGCTTTCCAAGACCCGACTCTTTGAAAAACCTGCATGA
- a CDS encoding PKD domain-containing protein produces MNIISGSNFKFIKYPIMLIFIITISTGSVGGAVYELHSAEELIIKDQTVKAEAEDIELFRFNLSADNNEILHSVSFKITDEGTGVKNTDISGASIYYSMDGISLDEKVGHVSSDEINIDSITEVIVNDELNSEGKWYIATIDTSSNWSDEEPADSIKIQIYSGTNTYKLGLGQGTIGATGLVGKNLLIADTTPPFFHEVSSDSYYYREGNSIYLSANLSESGLLVTADLSEIDNDMSSDFVLTDNEDGTYSAITPPLGNNTEEGEIKVVFAALDKAGNSCLNDSLKIFVDNKRPSIFNISSMNESGWYRSGDIIDIAVEFCEIVEVEGSPVLEIDGGGREAVYREGSGTEFLVFEYVVKEDDESGELNYASVDSLSLGEGNITDLAGNEAFLELPGPEDPDSLVGAGIFIDNEVPHADTGVDKLDVHAGVAFELDGKSSYDEVSGIESYQWDMGDGNISDGNRVSYTFYEPGTYNVTLTVKDRAGNMASSSMDLMVELMSYDLELDEGWNLISSPFFINNRQISSVLEDLDGLRSVWTYNTESREWVSYKPGLEYTGALESIDPGRGYWIEMDEPETFTFRGSLWTQEQRSLQYPVHMGWNLIGLHSHDQEEAEGYLSAISGNYSPTIHSYQDGNWYMIDDDNTSKSILKPGSGYWIYLHEDDMLTRFKD; encoded by the coding sequence ATGAATATAATCTCAGGATCAAATTTCAAATTTATCAAATATCCAATCATGTTGATTTTTATAATTACTATATCAACAGGCAGTGTGGGAGGAGCTGTTTATGAATTACATTCTGCTGAAGAACTAATCATTAAAGATCAAACAGTAAAGGCGGAAGCTGAGGATATTGAATTGTTTAGATTTAATCTATCTGCAGATAATAATGAGATACTTCATTCCGTATCTTTTAAAATAACCGATGAAGGAACAGGGGTAAAAAATACTGACATCTCAGGCGCCTCTATTTATTACTCGATGGATGGAATTAGTTTAGATGAGAAAGTTGGACATGTAAGTTCAGATGAGATCAATATCGATTCAATTACCGAGGTTATTGTTAACGATGAATTAAATTCTGAGGGAAAATGGTACATTGCTACGATTGATACGAGTTCAAACTGGTCTGATGAAGAACCTGCAGATTCAATTAAAATTCAAATTTATTCAGGAACTAATACTTATAAATTAGGTTTAGGACAGGGAACAATAGGTGCTACTGGTCTTGTAGGTAAGAATCTACTTATTGCAGATACAACACCACCTTTTTTTCATGAAGTTAGTTCTGATAGCTATTACTATAGAGAAGGCAATTCAATTTATCTTTCTGCAAATCTATCCGAAAGTGGATTGCTTGTTACTGCTGATTTAAGCGAAATTGATAATGATATGTCATCTGATTTTGTTTTGACCGATAATGAAGATGGAACTTATTCAGCTATAACTCCACCATTAGGAAATAATACTGAAGAAGGTGAGATAAAAGTAGTTTTTGCGGCTTTAGATAAAGCTGGAAATAGTTGCTTAAATGATTCTTTAAAAATATTTGTGGATAATAAAAGACCAAGTATATTCAACATTTCATCTATGAATGAGTCTGGCTGGTACAGATCCGGTGATATCATTGATATTGCTGTGGAGTTCTGTGAGATTGTGGAGGTTGAGGGATCACCTGTTCTGGAGATAGATGGTGGTGGTCGGGAGGCTGTGTATAGAGAAGGGAGTGGGACCGAGTTTCTGGTGTTTGAGTATGTTGTGAAGGAAGATGATGAGTCTGGTGAGCTTAATTATGCAAGTGTTGATTCTCTGAGCCTGGGTGAGGGCAATATTACTGATCTGGCCGGTAATGAGGCATTTCTTGAACTGCCTGGTCCGGAAGATCCAGACTCTCTGGTTGGCGCAGGTATATTTATTGATAATGAGGTTCCACACGCAGATACAGGTGTGGATAAACTGGACGTACATGCAGGTGTTGCTTTTGAACTCGATGGCAAATCATCCTATGACGAAGTGTCTGGTATTGAGTCATATCAGTGGGATATGGGAGATGGTAATATTTCTGACGGTAACAGAGTATCCTATACATTTTACGAACCTGGTACATATAATGTGACACTTACTGTAAAAGACAGAGCCGGGAACATGGCATCCAGTTCAATGGATTTGATGGTGGAACTCATGTCCTATGATCTGGAACTGGATGAAGGCTGGAATCTTATATCATCACCTTTTTTTATCAATAACAGGCAAATATCTTCTGTCCTCGAAGATCTGGATGGTCTAAGATCGGTCTGGACATACAATACAGAATCCCGTGAGTGGGTATCCTATAAACCCGGACTGGAGTATACAGGTGCACTTGAATCAATAGATCCAGGCAGAGGATACTGGATTGAAATGGATGAACCTGAAACCTTTACATTCAGGGGTTCTCTCTGGACACAGGAACAGAGATCTCTGCAATATCCGGTCCACATGGGTTGGAATTTAATAGGTCTTCACTCGCATGATCAGGAAGAAGCTGAAGGGTATCTGTCAGCTATCTCTGGAAACTATTCTCCCACAATCCACAGCTACCAGGATGGCAACTGGTATATGATAGATGATGATAATACAAGTAAATCCATTCTCAAACCGGGCTCAGGTTACTGGATATATCTGCATGAAGATGACATGCTGACCAGATTTAAAGATTGA
- a CDS encoding PGF-pre-PGF domain-containing protein has translation MNDLTLWMASMYSKKFQKKFVYVTLFSIFLILMLFPVMVASESDIPSIPERFYGQVYIDGDIADDGTVVSAWINGTEVESQQTYNGSYGHSTEFHVHGNNGDEVVFRVDDSMATTHYLIQGSISELDLDIIIDDGTDKSTDLTTGFSGGSKVSENIGGLYDLVFSGKGSLKAEYDDNVLLREIKSGYVEDEMRTEYIFDRHSADLNPAREVEITSSGYAGSMVMVVEVLKDVSRRTSVPPGNIYQNLHIWAWNGCVVDGLIHNPIIHFSVKKSWLTEYDIQPNEIYLLGYDPISKKWQQAHTVYASECENYYHFHAAVFRLSYFAIVSINEDIYTKGDAEINTGKTTPDHETIDQSFEDDSQLEDLKIHALVRSLGFGTIIFLTLLSMLSIIAVYGYAYEKME, from the coding sequence ATGAATGATCTGACTCTTTGGATGGCATCCATGTATTCGAAGAAATTTCAAAAAAAATTTGTATATGTAACGCTTTTTTCAATTTTTCTTATCCTGATGTTATTTCCGGTAATGGTAGCCTCTGAATCAGATATTCCCTCTATTCCTGAAAGATTTTATGGACAGGTGTATATAGACGGTGACATTGCAGATGATGGAACTGTTGTATCTGCATGGATCAATGGTACTGAGGTTGAATCACAGCAGACGTATAATGGAAGCTATGGGCATTCTACTGAATTTCACGTACATGGAAATAATGGTGATGAAGTCGTGTTCAGAGTAGATGATTCCATGGCAACCACACATTATCTAATCCAGGGCAGTATATCAGAACTTGATCTGGATATTATCATTGATGATGGTACTGATAAATCCACAGATCTAACCACAGGCTTTTCAGGCGGGTCAAAAGTGTCTGAGAACATTGGAGGGTTGTATGATCTTGTATTCTCTGGAAAAGGGTCTCTGAAAGCTGAATATGATGATAATGTGCTTTTAAGAGAGATAAAATCAGGATATGTTGAAGACGAAATGAGGACCGAATATATATTTGATCGCCACAGCGCTGATTTGAATCCAGCACGCGAAGTTGAAATTACTTCCAGTGGATATGCAGGCTCAATGGTAATGGTGGTCGAGGTTCTCAAAGATGTATCCCGGCGAACATCTGTACCTCCCGGAAATATTTATCAGAATCTGCATATATGGGCATGGAATGGCTGTGTTGTTGATGGTCTTATACACAATCCCATAATTCATTTTTCGGTAAAGAAATCATGGTTGACTGAATATGATATCCAGCCAAATGAAATTTATCTTCTTGGATATGATCCAATATCTAAAAAATGGCAACAGGCCCACACCGTTTATGCAAGTGAATGTGAAAACTATTATCATTTCCATGCCGCTGTTTTCAGGTTATCTTATTTTGCCATTGTATCCATAAACGAAGATATATATACAAAAGGAGATGCTGAAATCAATACTGGAAAAACCACTCCAGACCATGAAACAATAGATCAGAGCTTTGAGGATGACAGCCAACTAGAGGACCTGAAGATACATGCATTGGTCAGGTCACTGGGATTTGGGACAATTATATTTCTGACCTTGCTGTCAATGCTTTCCATCATAGCTGTTTATGGATATGCATATGAAAAGATGGAATGA
- a CDS encoding radical SAM/SPASM domain-containing protein — protein sequence MKYYLYKSPFFKVYAEMDDGIVRIGTRGLVSSFVKPMLKDMLDIFDGAKPAKVGTQELIFSTWMPPIPGTPFDRLVSSQVGSVRGKMIPEQVTISITEECPNECVHCALPDTNNKEYLSPGMVKDVIDQALKMGTTLIIFDGGEPLLYGGLEDLISHVDRSRAISTIFTSGTGLTEEKALSLKEAGLYTVNVSLDSADHEKHDVMRGRKGVYNDAILAIKNSINAGLLVNIYVVLSPQNIDELDDFYNLGRELGVHEISFYEIVPAGRWINKLDNILSSSDHGKLEDFVERTRNSEGPRIFSIPHAMRSTGCFAGRKWVHISPQGDVFPCACIPRSFGNIHEHTLSKIWKKIGKDEVFSRKTTMCHMRNPDFRKNYLGLVDNEK from the coding sequence ATGAAATATTATCTCTATAAAAGCCCATTTTTTAAAGTTTATGCAGAGATGGATGACGGGATAGTTAGGATAGGTACCCGAGGGCTTGTATCGTCATTTGTAAAACCTATGCTTAAAGATATGCTGGACATTTTTGATGGGGCAAAGCCAGCAAAAGTAGGTACTCAGGAATTGATATTTTCTACATGGATGCCTCCCATTCCAGGAACTCCTTTTGATCGCCTTGTTTCCAGTCAGGTAGGTTCTGTTAGGGGAAAAATGATCCCTGAGCAAGTAACTATATCTATAACTGAAGAATGCCCAAATGAATGTGTTCACTGCGCACTTCCGGATACTAACAACAAAGAATATCTTTCACCTGGTATGGTCAAAGATGTGATAGATCAGGCATTGAAAATGGGGACCACCCTGATTATATTTGATGGAGGTGAACCATTGCTTTATGGCGGGCTGGAAGACCTGATTTCACATGTTGACCGCAGCAGAGCGATATCTACTATCTTTACATCGGGTACAGGGCTTACAGAAGAAAAAGCTCTGTCTCTTAAAGAAGCAGGTCTTTATACTGTAAATGTCAGTCTGGACAGTGCAGATCATGAAAAGCATGATGTCATGCGAGGCCGAAAAGGGGTCTACAATGACGCAATATTGGCGATTAAAAACTCTATTAATGCAGGTCTTCTTGTGAATATATATGTTGTTCTGTCTCCACAGAACATTGATGAGCTTGATGATTTTTATAATCTTGGTAGAGAACTGGGAGTACATGAGATATCTTTCTATGAAATAGTCCCTGCAGGCAGATGGATAAATAAACTTGATAATATTCTGTCATCTTCTGACCATGGAAAACTGGAAGACTTTGTTGAAAGGACACGTAACTCAGAAGGGCCTCGTATATTCTCAATACCCCATGCAATGAGATCAACCGGGTGTTTTGCAGGCCGAAAATGGGTTCATATCTCTCCTCAGGGAGATGTATTTCCCTGTGCATGCATTCCCCGTTCTTTTGGAAACATACATGAACATACTCTGAGCAAAATATGGAAAAAAATAGGGAAAGATGAGGTATTTTCCCGAAAAACCACTATGTGTCATATGCGCAATCCTGATTTCAGGAAAAACTATCTGGGTCTTGTGGATAATGAAAAATAA
- a CDS encoding DUF473 domain-containing protein: MNYVALTGISENVVRQLRDNVLLTIEIRNPKNFYSALKLNVGDYVLLTSTGAEDVRKGTAGIVCKVMKHQVSTHRMVQANGMFYEEREMTMARLQLNPKGSARITKINSNGLGEVSCVEAELITCYDAR; the protein is encoded by the coding sequence ATGAACTATGTAGCATTAACTGGAATTTCAGAAAATGTCGTTCGCCAGCTGCGTGATAATGTTCTGCTGACTATTGAGATCCGTAATCCTAAAAATTTCTATTCTGCGCTTAAACTAAATGTTGGTGATTACGTACTGTTAACTTCAACCGGTGCAGAGGACGTTCGTAAAGGTACTGCTGGTATTGTATGCAAGGTGATGAAGCACCAGGTATCGACCCACAGGATGGTCCAGGCCAATGGGATGTTTTATGAAGAACGTGAGATGACAATGGCACGATTGCAGCTAAATCCTAAGGGTTCGGCCCGCATAACCAAGATAAATTCCAATGGTTTGGGTGAAGTGTCATGTGTAGAAGCAGAACTGATCACCTGCTACGATGCCCGCTAA
- a CDS encoding NAD(P)/FAD-dependent oxidoreductase: MTSDRVDADIIVIGLSPAGMMAARNASRGDAKVTVIDRKEEPGIPPHPANTFFRAMIDRAGEEIDERYVIHNLRGARIVAPSGSSVVVESPGYFIDRTMFDKIYAKKLQEEGVDIRMGIEAYNVIRGQNSFTVSTSEGSLSSKIVIISDGINSKMASLLGMRPVKHPQDIAWAMEAEVNADGIGSQDLFEYYVGSIAPGWKSTYSPCGGDRATLGVYVRRNGTDVSSFFDRWVDKFKKDKGISDLEVGERKTGGDPIATIPSQVVTDGVMITGGAAGQSGIGYGMRSGQMCGDVAAEAIKKGNVSADFLSEYKKRWNREFRSEYYLGRLALETLRKMEDDEINSLMETFEDQDISDIKGSPIQKALHTGSIMLKKNPGSILSMRSIFRRK; the protein is encoded by the coding sequence ATGACATCTGATCGTGTTGATGCAGATATTATTGTGATTGGCTTATCGCCTGCAGGCATGATGGCTGCCAGAAATGCCTCAAGAGGTGATGCCAAAGTTACTGTTATAGACAGAAAGGAAGAACCTGGTATACCTCCCCATCCTGCAAATACTTTTTTCAGGGCAATGATTGATAGAGCAGGCGAGGAGATTGATGAGAGATATGTTATACACAATCTCAGAGGTGCCAGAATAGTAGCTCCATCTGGCAGTAGTGTTGTTGTCGAATCCCCGGGATATTTCATTGATCGTACAATGTTTGATAAAATATATGCTAAGAAGCTGCAGGAGGAAGGTGTGGATATCAGAATGGGAATTGAAGCATATAATGTGATACGCGGTCAAAATTCATTTACTGTGAGCACATCAGAAGGTTCCTTAAGTTCAAAAATTGTAATTATTTCAGATGGTATTAATTCCAAAATGGCCAGTCTTCTTGGTATGAGACCTGTAAAACATCCTCAGGATATAGCATGGGCGATGGAGGCTGAGGTAAATGCTGATGGTATAGGCAGCCAGGATCTCTTTGAGTATTATGTGGGCAGTATAGCTCCTGGATGGAAATCTACATATTCTCCATGCGGAGGAGACCGGGCAACACTGGGAGTCTATGTTAGAAGAAATGGAACTGATGTATCCTCGTTCTTTGACAGATGGGTTGATAAGTTCAAAAAAGATAAAGGAATCTCAGATCTGGAGGTTGGAGAGCGCAAAACCGGGGGTGACCCGATAGCAACAATTCCTTCACAGGTCGTAACGGATGGTGTTATGATTACAGGGGGTGCCGCAGGTCAGTCAGGTATTGGCTATGGAATGCGCTCAGGACAGATGTGCGGAGATGTGGCAGCAGAGGCTATCAAAAAAGGAAATGTTTCTGCTGATTTTCTATCGGAATACAAAAAAAGATGGAATCGGGAATTCAGATCTGAATATTATCTTGGACGCCTGGCACTTGAAACTCTTAGAAAGATGGAAGATGATGAAATTAATTCTCTCATGGAGACCTTTGAAGATCAGGACATCTCAGATATTAAGGGCAGCCCTATACAGAAGGCATTACATACAGGCTCTATAATGCTGAAGAAGAATCCAGGATCCATATTGTCCATGAGGTCAATATTTAGAAGAAAATAA
- a CDS encoding coiled-coil protein: MLKELNEKRKELKKLSEECKEKRNELNSQASSLAAKRNELNKKTKELINEAQEYKKLRDGHNDEVQANKNKRDEINAKANELFAKVDSIRSANNLGGPSMKEIRRDIDRLEFAQQTEVLTPTKEREIVNKIADLQKLYLAKKEQLESNSELKELLTEAQAIRDNASEYHTKLTEHAQKAQEYHDKMIATFKEADKIRAESDAAHREFVRFQESADEQHKKFINAQKEIREIDKELRKLKKTETVGRREVSREDIRKDAEDIFHKFKKGEKLTTENLMLLQKAGML, translated from the coding sequence ATGTTAAAAGAACTGAACGAAAAAAGGAAAGAACTGAAGAAGTTATCAGAAGAATGCAAGGAAAAACGAAACGAACTCAACTCACAGGCTAGTTCTCTTGCAGCAAAAAGAAATGAGCTGAACAAAAAAACAAAAGAGCTGATAAACGAAGCTCAGGAATATAAAAAGTTGCGTGACGGGCACAATGATGAAGTGCAAGCCAACAAGAACAAGCGTGATGAGATCAATGCCAAGGCAAATGAACTTTTTGCAAAGGTTGATTCCATAAGAAGCGCCAATAATCTGGGTGGGCCTTCTATGAAAGAGATCAGGCGGGATATTGACCGTCTGGAATTTGCACAGCAGACAGAGGTTCTGACACCTACCAAAGAAAGGGAAATTGTAAATAAGATTGCCGATCTTCAGAAACTCTACCTTGCAAAAAAAGAACAGCTTGAGAGCAACAGTGAACTCAAAGAGTTATTAACCGAAGCGCAGGCCATCAGAGACAATGCTTCTGAATATCATACAAAACTAACGGAGCATGCACAGAAGGCTCAGGAATATCATGACAAGATGATTGCCACCTTCAAAGAAGCCGATAAGATACGGGCAGAATCTGATGCTGCACATAGAGAATTTGTAAGATTCCAGGAATCTGCTGATGAACAGCACAAGAAATTCATCAATGCTCAGAAGGAAATCCGTGAAATCGACAAGGAACTTCGCAAACTGAAAAAGACAGAAACTGTTGGACGCAGAGAAGTTTCCAGAGAAGATATCAGAAAAGATGCAGAAGATATTTTCCATAAATTCAAGAAGGGCGAGAAGCTTACTACAGAGAATTTGATGCTACTTCAGAAAGCAGGAATGCTTTGA
- a CDS encoding pyruvate kinase alpha/beta domain-containing protein produces MEKNIQYFDEVGEKNTDQVIEDSLKRAKELGIAYIVVASTSGETALKLARKAEQEKMGNIRIIAVSHQYGLREEGKWEMNEENMEKLEDMGVVVTTQSHMFSGIERAVSNRLGGASRLDVISDTLRALFGKGFKVAVEVTIMAADSGHIPVSKDLEIIAIGGTRHGADVSVVIRPAHSKDFFSNQIREIIAMPREKEE; encoded by the coding sequence ATGGAAAAAAATATACAGTATTTTGATGAAGTGGGCGAGAAAAATACAGATCAGGTGATCGAAGACTCACTCAAAAGGGCAAAAGAACTTGGGATAGCTTATATAGTGGTTGCCAGTACCAGCGGTGAAACTGCACTAAAGCTTGCCAGAAAGGCTGAACAGGAAAAGATGGGGAATATAAGGATCATTGCGGTGAGTCACCAGTACGGACTTCGTGAAGAAGGAAAGTGGGAAATGAATGAAGAAAATATGGAAAAACTGGAGGATATGGGAGTTGTTGTTACCACTCAATCGCATATGTTCTCAGGTATTGAAAGGGCAGTATCCAACCGGCTTGGTGGAGCCAGTCGTCTGGATGTGATATCAGATACATTAAGAGCATTGTTTGGAAAAGGGTTCAAGGTAGCTGTGGAAGTTACCATCATGGCTGCGGATTCGGGGCATATACCTGTATCAAAGGACCTTGAGATCATTGCAATTGGTGGTACCAGACATGGAGCTGATGTGTCAGTAGTAATAAGGCCTGCACATTCCAAGGATTTCTTCAGTAATCAAATAAGGGAAATAATTGCAATGCCAAGAGAAAAAGAAGAATAA
- a CDS encoding proteasome assembly chaperone family protein, whose amino-acid sequence MSQNTHSSDDINIITDEIRSQNPILIEGFPGIGLVGNIASQHIIDSLEMEYRGSIDSRFFPPIAVLYEGLINMPVRIYESEEHNLLLVVSDIPINPAVSYDIGKKLIEWAKSINVKQIISIAGIATMEDETKVFGAATDENMLNMIKDNVEIFQMGTISGISGSVMTECMIQKMPAISLLGGTQTQNPDPRAAAAVVEALNKLYDFSIDTESLFEQAEKIELEMQRLAEEVKSSEEGQQPRKEFPMYG is encoded by the coding sequence TTGTCGCAAAATACTCATTCTTCGGATGACATAAATATTATTACAGATGAAATAAGATCGCAGAATCCTATACTTATAGAGGGTTTTCCTGGCATAGGTCTGGTGGGAAACATTGCCAGCCAGCACATAATAGATTCACTGGAAATGGAATATCGAGGCTCTATTGATTCTCGTTTTTTTCCCCCCATTGCAGTGCTGTATGAAGGCCTGATCAATATGCCTGTACGTATATATGAAAGTGAGGAACATAACCTTTTACTGGTGGTTTCAGATATTCCCATCAACCCAGCTGTTTCCTATGATATAGGTAAAAAACTGATTGAATGGGCAAAATCTATCAATGTAAAGCAGATTATCTCCATTGCCGGCATTGCCACAATGGAAGATGAAACAAAAGTCTTTGGTGCAGCAACCGATGAAAATATGCTTAATATGATCAAGGATAATGTGGAAATCTTCCAGATGGGTACAATATCCGGAATATCCGGCAGTGTAATGACTGAATGCATGATACAGAAAATGCCTGCAATAAGCCTGCTTGGAGGGACCCAGACTCAGAATCCGGACCCCAGAGCGGCGGCAGCAGTTGTTGAAGCCCTAAATAAACTCTATGACTTTTCGATAGATACAGAAAGTTTGTTTGAACAGGCAGAAAAAATAGAACTTGAAATGCAGAGACTTGCAGAGGAAGTCAAGTCAAGTGAAGAAGGACAGCAGCCAAGAAAAGAATTCCCCATGTATGGGTGA
- the serB gene encoding phosphoserine phosphatase SerB gives MNCTNRSIDTEKKLIVFDMDSTLIDAETIDELAKISGVLDEVSRITEDAMEGKIDYSQALKERVKLLKGLELEDAKRAVRDMPIMTGARELIKHVKSAGYITAMLSGGFRLAADDVGEMLGIDHIFANELVVRDGKLTGEVRGPLTTQNSKEKMLEQIAFANNMAPDECIVVGDGANDICIFKRAKYAIAFNPKPILRPYADVVIIKKDLRAVIPVIKAIDTGVELRIVH, from the coding sequence GTGAACTGTACTAACCGGTCTATAGACACAGAGAAAAAATTAATTGTTTTTGACATGGACAGCACTCTCATTGATGCTGAGACCATTGACGAACTTGCTAAAATCTCAGGTGTATTGGATGAGGTGTCTCGGATCACAGAAGATGCAATGGAAGGCAAGATTGATTACTCTCAGGCACTAAAGGAAAGGGTGAAACTCCTGAAAGGACTCGAACTCGAAGACGCAAAAAGAGCAGTCAGGGACATGCCAATAATGACAGGTGCCAGGGAGCTTATAAAACATGTAAAATCTGCAGGGTATATAACAGCAATGTTATCCGGTGGGTTCAGACTGGCAGCAGACGATGTTGGCGAGATGCTTGGTATAGATCATATCTTTGCCAATGAACTGGTTGTCAGAGACGGAAAGCTGACCGGTGAAGTCAGAGGACCACTTACAACTCAGAATTCAAAGGAAAAAATGCTTGAGCAGATAGCTTTTGCCAATAATATGGCTCCAGATGAATGTATTGTTGTCGGCGACGGTGCCAACGACATATGTATATTCAAAAGGGCTAAATATGCAATTGCATTTAATCCAAAACCTATTCTGCGTCCCTACGCAGATGTGGTAATTATAAAAAAAGATTTAAGAGCAGTAATTCCTGTGATCAAGGCAATTGATACAGGAGTTGAGCTCAGGATCGTGCATTAG